A genomic stretch from Edaphobacter aggregans includes:
- a CDS encoding oligogalacturonate lyase family protein — MPRLLTLLTLASALSPFARAQNLPTDLPTSWVDKDTGHRVIRFTNEPGSSGFYFNVNAYSPDGKLMVYNAPDGIHTLDLATRKTRLLIPNPPRPADSAPGTPAYFRNSVHTVVVGHKTNSVFFTKTDPETHLSTVYKADLYSGEVIKLATLPARASIATVNADETLAAGTYNEHEDDSTKDFGRNAPVTPADHAAATNSTRPPTQPGFLVQAENKGQMMERRLAARIPLVLFTINLQTGKVTELLHSTDWVNHLLFSPADPTLLMYCHEGPWQKVDRIWMIHTDGTHNTLIHKRTMLMEIAGHEFWGLDGKTIWYDWQPPKGEDFYLAGYDLANGKRTAFHMQRNEWSIHFNLTQDLDLFTGDGGDPGQVAKAPDGEWIELFHPKMITGEGALNDPTFWQPGVFHSEHLVNMAHHNYRLEPNVRFSPDKKIVFFTSNMFGPSYLFGVEVNKASNPNPAEVLSTPELAAKFNPNKPTPTTTPK, encoded by the coding sequence ATGCCACGCCTCCTCACCCTTCTCACCCTCGCCTCCGCGCTCTCCCCATTTGCCCGCGCCCAGAACCTCCCCACAGATCTCCCCACCTCATGGGTCGACAAGGACACCGGCCACCGCGTCATCCGCTTCACCAACGAGCCCGGCTCCTCTGGCTTCTACTTCAACGTCAACGCCTACTCCCCCGACGGTAAGCTGATGGTCTACAACGCTCCCGACGGCATCCACACCCTCGACCTCGCCACCCGCAAGACTCGCCTCCTCATACCCAATCCGCCGCGCCCAGCCGACTCCGCCCCCGGCACTCCAGCCTACTTCCGCAACTCCGTCCACACCGTCGTCGTCGGTCACAAGACAAACAGCGTCTTCTTCACCAAGACCGACCCCGAGACCCACCTCAGCACGGTCTACAAGGCCGACCTCTACTCCGGCGAAGTCATCAAGCTCGCGACCCTCCCAGCGCGCGCCAGCATCGCCACCGTCAACGCCGACGAGACCCTCGCCGCCGGAACCTACAACGAGCACGAAGACGACTCCACTAAGGACTTCGGCCGCAACGCACCCGTAACTCCCGCCGACCACGCTGCCGCAACCAACAGCACCCGTCCCCCAACCCAGCCGGGTTTCCTCGTGCAGGCCGAGAACAAGGGTCAGATGATGGAGCGCCGCCTCGCCGCCCGCATTCCACTCGTTCTCTTCACCATCAACCTCCAGACCGGCAAGGTCACCGAGCTCCTTCACTCCACCGACTGGGTCAATCATCTCCTCTTCTCCCCCGCCGACCCCACCCTCCTCATGTACTGCCACGAGGGCCCCTGGCAAAAAGTCGACCGCATCTGGATGATCCACACCGACGGCACCCACAACACCCTCATCCACAAACGCACCATGCTCATGGAGATCGCCGGCCACGAGTTCTGGGGCCTCGACGGCAAAACCATCTGGTACGACTGGCAGCCTCCCAAAGGTGAGGACTTCTACCTAGCTGGCTACGACCTCGCCAACGGCAAGCGCACCGCCTTCCACATGCAGCGCAACGAGTGGTCCATTCACTTCAACCTCACCCAGGACCTCGACCTCTTCACCGGTGACGGCGGAGACCCCGGCCAGGTCGCCAAGGCCCCAGACGGCGAGTGGATCGAGCTCTTCCACCCCAAAATGATCACCGGCGAAGGCGCCCTCAACGACCCCACATTCTGGCAGCCCGGTGTCTTCCACTCCGAGCACCTAGTCAACATGGCCCACCATAACTACCGCCTCGAGCCCAACGTTCGCTTCTCCCCCGACAAAAAGATCGTCTTCTTTACCAGCAACATGTTCGGCCCCAGCTACCTCTTCGGCGTCGAAGTCAATAAAGCCTCCAACCCCAACCCCGCCGAAGTCCTCTCCACCCCCGAGCTAGCCGCCAAATTCAATCCCAACAAACCCACCCCGACCACGACCCCGAAATAA
- a CDS encoding ATP-binding protein, with product MDRLRMRTTLLIPLLLLSFGCTVVSLLVIQKIVQQQVRANLNSDLRHSVKTYQNLQRQRRELLARESALLADLPSLKALMTAPDNRTIEDAGVEFWKVSGSDFFALLNPDGKLIAVYSRGAPLDRYMVEQGLGASLRRPEGSILLALDNRLYEISTQALYFGERVKGTQLGFVAVGYAIDEQVAREVSEAAAAEVTFAVDGRVVASTLNAELQQQLVSQAGDLLLSQAENKPIQLGGKDYLAASVNLATLGIAEGATPAPHLIVLKSFDQATDLLSRVNRWVLTLALLALLVGAGMLVAISRTITQPLKTLIGGTRALAQGNFAYQLSESGTAEIRELSRAFERMRVELRSTQKELLDSERLATIGRMASSISHDLRHHLSAMYANAEFLSDGTIPQTERDDLMRDVQSAVQGMTDLLDSLLLFTQTGRALYPENASLVLLIQRSVNMVRTHPAARDVRITLDGLSPLTAWVDSKKLGRAVYNLLLNACQAARRGRGPASVALSLQDEERSILIRISDNGPGVPESIRNTLFLPFVSEARESGIGLGLTLAEQIAQEHGGSITLEENVEGHTVFTIILPKAALLSLGETVEKKTVQSHDPVRR from the coding sequence ATGGATAGGTTGCGCATGCGAACGACGCTGCTCATTCCTCTCCTGCTTCTGTCCTTCGGATGCACGGTCGTCAGCCTATTGGTCATCCAGAAAATCGTTCAGCAACAGGTCCGTGCCAACCTCAATTCGGACCTCAGGCACTCCGTAAAGACTTATCAGAACCTCCAACGTCAGCGCCGCGAACTGCTTGCGCGTGAGTCTGCCTTGCTGGCCGACCTTCCCAGCCTGAAGGCGTTGATGACCGCGCCTGATAACCGCACGATCGAGGACGCTGGGGTCGAGTTCTGGAAGGTAAGCGGCAGCGACTTCTTCGCGTTGCTGAATCCCGATGGCAAATTGATCGCAGTTTATAGCCGCGGCGCTCCTCTTGATCGGTACATGGTCGAGCAGGGTCTGGGTGCCAGCCTGCGCAGGCCCGAAGGGTCGATCTTATTAGCCCTCGACAATCGCCTATATGAGATATCCACTCAGGCGCTTTACTTTGGCGAGCGCGTTAAAGGCACTCAATTAGGCTTTGTCGCCGTTGGTTACGCTATCGATGAGCAGGTCGCGCGCGAAGTGAGCGAGGCCGCAGCTGCGGAGGTGACGTTTGCCGTAGATGGGCGAGTGGTCGCCAGCACGCTCAATGCCGAGCTTCAGCAGCAGCTCGTCTCCCAGGCAGGGGATCTCCTGCTATCTCAGGCCGAAAACAAGCCCATTCAGCTGGGCGGCAAAGATTATCTGGCTGCGTCGGTCAATCTGGCGACTCTTGGCATTGCAGAAGGCGCAACCCCAGCCCCACACCTCATTGTTCTCAAGTCCTTTGATCAGGCGACCGATCTTCTAAGCCGCGTCAATCGATGGGTACTGACCCTGGCGCTCCTTGCCTTGCTTGTAGGCGCTGGGATGCTTGTAGCGATCTCACGTACGATCACACAACCTCTGAAGACGCTCATTGGAGGTACGCGCGCTCTCGCTCAGGGCAACTTTGCATATCAACTCAGCGAGAGTGGAACGGCGGAGATACGCGAGCTGAGCCGCGCCTTCGAACGCATGCGCGTGGAACTGCGCAGCACACAAAAGGAGCTCCTTGACTCTGAACGGCTGGCGACGATTGGACGAATGGCCAGTTCTATCTCTCACGACCTGCGTCATCATCTCTCCGCGATGTATGCGAACGCCGAGTTTCTGAGTGACGGAACGATCCCGCAGACCGAGCGCGATGACCTCATGCGCGATGTTCAGTCCGCGGTGCAGGGAATGACCGATCTTCTCGACTCTCTTCTTCTCTTTACCCAAACCGGGCGTGCGCTCTATCCCGAAAACGCGTCTCTAGTTTTATTGATTCAGCGTTCTGTCAACATGGTCCGCACACATCCCGCCGCGCGTGATGTCAGGATCACGCTTGATGGTCTGTCTCCGCTTACAGCCTGGGTCGACTCAAAGAAGCTCGGACGGGCCGTCTATAATCTGCTGCTGAACGCTTGTCAGGCTGCAAGACGTGGAAGAGGCCCGGCAAGCGTGGCGCTAAGTCTTCAAGACGAGGAACGATCTATCCTCATTCGAATCTCTGACAATGGCCCTGGTGTGCCGGAGTCCATTCGCAACACACTCTTTCTTCCCTTTGTCAGCGAAGCGAGGGAGAGTGGCATTGGTCTCGGGCTTACTCTTGCAGAGCAGATTGCTCAGGAACATGGCGGCAGTATCACTCTGGAAGAGAATGTAGAAGGACATACTGTCTTCACCATCATCCTCCCCAAGGCGGCCCTCCTGTCGCTTGGCGAGACCGTAGAAAAGAAGACTGTGCAATCACACGATCCAGTACGTAGATGA
- a CDS encoding glycoside hydrolase family 2 TIM barrel-domain containing protein, producing MPSLHPKALLAALLSLTPFLQAATTPRTVEPFDTQWRFLQSDAPQAEQPAFDDSAWLPIILPHDWSIAGPVEQKNPSGPAGGFFPTGIGWYRKTFTVPRLDPTRRTFIAFDGVMANSDVYLNGHLLGHRPYGYVSFNYDLTPYLHPGSNTIAVRVDNSQQTASRWYPGAGINRHVRLITTNAVHIAPWGIFVTTPQVSADSATIHVRSTGINQSSAAAGISLAVTLIAPNGHSVKTFTSPLATIARGATADLDTQTTIPTPDRWDLDHPALYSVRATLLSNGKPIDDETVPFGIREFHFDPDQGFFLNGRHHKIYGVALHSDAGALGTAVPLAAWERRLTELRKLGVNAIRTAHNPPAPEFLDLADRMGFLVMDEMFDAWTVAKNPYDYHLYFKEWSLRDIADTVRRDRNHPSIILWSAGNEIHDTPHPDIAIPILKSLVETFHQNDPTRPVTQALFRPNVSHDYDNGLADLLDVVGQNYREQEILAAHAQKPTRKIIGTENTHDRNQWVAMRDHPEYSGQFLWSGIDYLGEAGRWPGIGSGSGLLLSTALPRARSFERQSWWTDPSTAPMVSMARRVQPARRGPIDPGYPSPTSSNQQAPANPSTAALDPTTRFTQPLLLDWSPQDQSPHTENVEVYTNAEEVELFLNDKSLGTQKLHADASPITFQVPFAPGTLKAVARIGGKVVAQNELRTAGKPAHLLLTTETPNLTPDWNDIAYATATLVDANGTVIPDSATRIHFSIVGPGKIIAVDNGNMTDHDPFQATDRKLYNGHAIAILRATEPTGSISVTATGQDIPPATLTLKAVPPAPTPSFRSF from the coding sequence ATGCCCTCTCTCCATCCGAAAGCCCTCCTAGCCGCACTGCTCTCTCTCACCCCGTTCCTCCAGGCCGCAACAACTCCTCGCACCGTCGAACCCTTCGACACTCAATGGCGCTTCCTCCAATCCGACGCCCCTCAAGCAGAGCAACCTGCCTTCGACGACTCCGCCTGGCTCCCCATCATCCTCCCCCACGACTGGAGCATCGCTGGCCCCGTCGAGCAGAAAAATCCCAGCGGCCCCGCCGGAGGCTTCTTCCCTACCGGTATCGGCTGGTACCGCAAGACCTTCACCGTCCCACGCCTTGACCCCACCCGTCGCACCTTCATCGCCTTCGATGGCGTCATGGCGAACTCCGACGTCTACCTCAACGGACATCTCCTCGGCCACCGCCCCTACGGCTACGTCAGCTTCAACTACGACCTCACGCCATACCTTCACCCCGGCTCCAACACCATCGCCGTCCGCGTCGATAACTCCCAGCAAACCGCCTCCCGCTGGTATCCGGGAGCCGGCATCAACCGCCACGTCCGCCTCATCACTACCAACGCTGTCCACATCGCTCCGTGGGGCATCTTCGTCACAACACCGCAGGTCTCAGCTGACTCCGCCACCATTCACGTCCGCTCCACCGGCATCAATCAATCCTCCGCAGCCGCCGGCATCTCCCTCGCCGTCACCCTCATCGCTCCCAACGGCCACTCCGTCAAAACATTCACATCGCCGCTCGCCACCATAGCCCGCGGCGCAACAGCAGACCTCGACACCCAAACCACCATCCCCACCCCAGACCGCTGGGACCTCGACCATCCTGCGCTCTACTCCGTCCGCGCCACCTTGCTCAGCAACGGCAAACCCATCGACGACGAAACCGTACCCTTCGGAATCCGTGAATTCCACTTCGACCCCGACCAGGGCTTCTTCCTCAACGGCCGCCACCACAAAATCTACGGCGTAGCCCTCCACAGCGATGCGGGAGCACTCGGCACGGCAGTCCCTCTAGCCGCCTGGGAACGCCGCCTCACCGAACTCCGCAAACTCGGCGTCAATGCCATCCGTACCGCCCACAACCCGCCCGCACCCGAATTCCTCGATTTAGCCGACCGCATGGGCTTCCTGGTCATGGACGAGATGTTCGACGCCTGGACCGTCGCCAAGAACCCCTACGACTACCACCTCTACTTCAAAGAGTGGTCCCTCCGCGACATAGCCGACACCGTCCGCCGCGACCGTAATCATCCCAGTATCATCCTCTGGTCCGCAGGCAACGAGATCCACGACACCCCCCACCCCGACATCGCCATCCCCATCCTCAAGTCCCTAGTAGAAACCTTCCACCAGAACGATCCCACCCGTCCTGTCACCCAGGCCCTCTTCCGCCCCAACGTCAGCCACGACTACGACAACGGCCTCGCCGACCTCCTCGACGTAGTAGGCCAGAACTACCGAGAGCAGGAGATCCTCGCCGCCCACGCCCAAAAGCCCACCCGCAAGATCATCGGCACAGAAAACACCCACGACCGCAACCAATGGGTCGCCATGCGTGACCACCCCGAATACTCCGGTCAGTTCCTCTGGTCTGGCATCGACTACCTCGGCGAAGCCGGCAGATGGCCCGGCATAGGCAGCGGCAGCGGCCTCCTGCTGAGCACCGCGCTCCCCCGCGCGCGCTCCTTCGAGCGTCAATCCTGGTGGACCGACCCGTCCACGGCCCCTATGGTCAGTATGGCCCGCCGCGTACAGCCCGCCCGCCGAGGCCCCATCGACCCCGGCTACCCATCACCCACCTCCAGCAACCAGCAGGCCCCCGCCAATCCATCCACCGCCGCACTCGATCCGACCACCCGCTTCACGCAGCCGCTCCTGCTCGACTGGAGCCCGCAAGACCAATCTCCCCACACCGAAAACGTCGAGGTCTACACCAACGCCGAAGAGGTCGAACTCTTCCTGAACGACAAATCCCTCGGCACTCAGAAGCTCCACGCCGACGCCAGCCCCATCACCTTCCAGGTCCCCTTCGCGCCTGGCACCCTCAAAGCTGTAGCCCGCATCGGCGGCAAAGTCGTAGCGCAGAACGAACTCCGCACAGCAGGCAAGCCTGCTCACCTCCTCCTGACCACCGAAACCCCAAACCTCACCCCCGACTGGAACGACATAGCCTATGCAACCGCCACCCTTGTGGACGCCAATGGCACCGTCATCCCTGACAGCGCCACGCGCATCCACTTCTCCATCGTCGGTCCGGGCAAAATCATCGCCGTAGACAACGGCAACATGACCGACCACGACCCCTTCCAGGCTACCGACCGCAAACTCTACAATGGACACGCAATAGCCATCCTCCGAGCTACAGAGCCCACCGGCTCCATCTCCGTCACCGCAACCGGACAAGACATCCCGCCAGCCACCCTCACGCTCAAAGCTGTTCCACCGGCGCCAACTCCCTCATTCCGAAGCTTTTAG
- a CDS encoding response regulator transcription factor translates to MSMILVIEDDPRIQKALHRQFASEGYDVHVTGDGMQGLEACKSMKPAGVVLDLMLPGMSGREVCREIKTWSSNIPVVVLSAVSEVADKVLLLELGADDYVTKPFSPRELMARVQAAIRRTQKPVENHRVSFGNITADFSGMEVFKNGSPVVLTAHEIKLLKYFVDHPERVVTREELLNDVWGYTSYPTTRTVDNQVMKLRQKLEADPAKPVYFRTMHGIGYKFVSGN, encoded by the coding sequence ATGAGCATGATTCTGGTAATAGAAGATGACCCAAGGATTCAGAAAGCGCTTCACAGGCAGTTCGCCTCGGAAGGGTACGACGTTCATGTGACAGGCGACGGGATGCAAGGTCTGGAAGCCTGCAAGAGCATGAAGCCCGCAGGTGTTGTCCTTGATCTGATGCTGCCCGGCATGTCTGGCCGCGAAGTCTGCCGGGAGATCAAGACATGGTCGTCGAATATTCCGGTGGTCGTGCTGAGTGCGGTCTCTGAAGTTGCTGACAAAGTGCTATTACTCGAACTGGGCGCCGATGACTATGTCACCAAGCCCTTCAGTCCGCGCGAGTTGATGGCGCGCGTTCAGGCAGCCATTCGCCGAACCCAGAAGCCCGTAGAAAATCACCGCGTGAGCTTCGGAAATATTACGGCTGATTTCTCTGGAATGGAGGTCTTCAAAAACGGTTCCCCAGTCGTTCTCACTGCGCACGAGATCAAGCTGCTGAAGTATTTTGTCGATCATCCTGAACGTGTGGTTACCCGTGAGGAGCTGCTGAATGATGTGTGGGGGTACACTTCTTATCCGACTACTCGTACAGTCGATAACCAGGTCATGAAGTTGCGACAGAAGCTCGAGGCTGACCCGGCGAAGCCCGTTTATTTCCGCACAATGCACGGCATTGGTTATAAATTCGTAAGCGGAAATTGA
- a CDS encoding beta strand repeat-containing protein — protein sequence MFGKAFVVLSAVLPSRGFGRRLPQILFPGILLPFLFAGHASAATLTVTTLSDSGAGSLRAAITSASPGDTIVFSSGLTGTITLASALPAINANLTIQGPGAGSLTISGNNAVTVFTINSGTVGISGLNIANGNATHGGGIYNQTGTLTVSQCTFSGNVASSYGGAIFNDGPMTVLNSTFSSNSAFGGGAIENYPSGTLTVSGSLFSNNSAVSYIGGGIANEGGIATVVDSTFANDSANYGGGGIANETGTATVLDSTFSSNSGGAIYNTSLPGLPATLTVNNSLFSGNSGLLSGSIENNTATGSSIANANYNVYWQNTDVMDCDNCTSNNNAISNDPKLTSLGNYGGPTHTMLPQPGSAAICAGSAALAKDANGNPLTIDQRGLPLNSSCVDAGAVQTNYLLVNTTNDSNDGSCGSTCSLRDAIAQANSNGAGDIAFQLSTPSTITLSSTLGTLTSTAQVNILGPGADSLIISGNNAVTVLTINSGSMTLSGVTIANGNGVAGGIFNYGTLSVTNSTFSGNSSPSGAGGGIENQGTLTVTGSTFSNNSALYGGGILINVGTATVLNSTFSNNSAYEGGGIDNNAGTATVLNSTFSNNSASGYGGGIYNSGVLSASNSLFYNNSTLNWGAGIENNGGTANASYNVYWQNTIPGGGTSNCNYCTSDNNGVTSDTKLAALGSYGGPTQTILPLPGSAAICASSTALVPASQTTDQRGFRRNNSSYSASTCIDSGAVQTNYQSVQFSGASYSGVVNQAVSPAPVVSVTENGQNIAGVPVTLSFSGTGTATGLGPATTATGAGATFSGLTVDTAGSDTLSATLQITPAYSITTNPNATLDITIATQTITFPTLASPVTYGASPVTLNATASSGLTVSYTVSGPATISGSTLTFTGAGTVVVTASQAGNSSYSAATSVPQTIIVNPATLSITVNSTTRAYGATNPTFTGTPTGFVNGDTAVSTGLNYSSAATAASQPGTYTITASLGNLTAAQNYSLNVTDGTLTVTAAANTITFAQLTPVPYGTPPATLNATSSSGLPVSFTASGPATVSGNLLTITGAGTVVVTATQAGNSDYSAATPVLQTLTVNPGAVSLMLTPSTISAAYGTAITLTAQTTGVAGGASPSGAVTLTLDGTAHTLTLANGTAAYNTGTLPTGQHTATASYNGDTNYPPIPSGVSTSFFITQGTLNISANNATKIYGTANPSFAGSVTGQLSGDSFTESFTTAATTASNVGTYAIVPTASGANIASYTVSPTNGTLTITQAASTTTLSASASSVTPNQSLTLTAQVNSTTTGTPTGSVQFYNGTTLLGSSSLSGGTASYTATSLTPGAALALTAVYQGDTNFTRSTSASAVNVSVAALDFTFDTSGTITQSTKPGTAVSYTFQIAPIYGAYPASVSFAASGLPTLATATFSPASIPSSGGAQTVTVSVQTLTPTISMKERPSSARRMSSLVLALLLLPVAGARRLRRSGQRMGRYIAALLLAAAALAGSTGLSGCGAGVNDIPANYSITITASSGAVQHNVAVNLDLQ from the coding sequence ATGTTTGGTAAAGCTTTTGTTGTTTTGTCTGCCGTTCTGCCTTCGCGTGGGTTTGGACGCCGTCTTCCGCAGATTCTCTTCCCTGGGATCCTTCTTCCGTTCCTCTTCGCAGGCCATGCCAGCGCGGCGACGCTTACTGTCACCACTCTGAGCGATAGCGGTGCGGGCTCATTGCGCGCGGCCATCACCAGCGCCAGCCCAGGAGACACGATCGTCTTCTCGTCCGGACTTACTGGCACCATCACGCTCGCCAGTGCGCTGCCGGCGATCAACGCCAATCTCACGATTCAGGGACCGGGTGCAGGCAGCCTGACGATCTCCGGAAATAACGCCGTCACAGTATTCACGATCAATTCCGGAACGGTCGGCATCTCCGGGCTGAATATTGCTAACGGAAACGCCACCCACGGCGGCGGCATCTACAACCAGACAGGTACGCTTACGGTGAGCCAGTGCACCTTCTCCGGCAACGTGGCGAGCAGTTACGGCGGAGCCATCTTCAACGACGGCCCTATGACAGTGCTCAACAGCACCTTCTCCAGTAACTCCGCATTTGGTGGCGGGGCCATCGAAAACTATCCCTCTGGCACGCTGACGGTGAGTGGCAGCCTTTTCTCCAATAATTCAGCAGTAAGTTACATTGGCGGCGGTATTGCCAACGAGGGTGGCATCGCGACGGTGGTTGACAGCACTTTTGCCAACGACTCCGCAAATTACGGAGGTGGCGGTATTGCTAACGAGACTGGCACCGCGACAGTACTCGACAGCACCTTTTCGAGCAACTCCGGTGGGGCTATCTACAACACGAGCCTTCCTGGTCTACCTGCCACGCTGACAGTAAACAACAGCCTCTTCTCCGGGAACTCCGGACTCCTCAGCGGCTCCATTGAAAACAACACCGCTACAGGTTCTTCCATCGCTAACGCCAACTACAACGTCTATTGGCAGAACACCGATGTAATGGATTGCGATAACTGCACCTCTAACAACAATGCCATCAGCAACGATCCAAAGCTGACATCGCTCGGCAACTACGGCGGCCCGACCCACACGATGCTCCCTCAACCGGGCAGCGCAGCGATCTGCGCGGGCAGCGCGGCACTGGCCAAAGACGCCAATGGCAATCCTCTGACCATCGATCAGCGCGGCCTTCCGCTGAACTCCTCGTGCGTAGATGCCGGAGCCGTCCAGACCAACTACCTCCTGGTGAATACCACCAACGACTCCAACGACGGCTCCTGCGGAAGCACATGCTCTCTACGCGACGCAATCGCGCAGGCCAACTCGAACGGCGCCGGGGACATCGCCTTCCAATTGAGCACTCCAAGCACCATCACGCTGAGCAGCACGCTCGGCACGCTGACTTCAACCGCGCAGGTTAACATCCTCGGGCCGGGCGCGGACAGCCTCATCATCTCCGGCAACAACGCTGTTACCGTCCTCACGATCAACTCCGGCTCGATGACCCTCTCAGGAGTAACGATCGCCAATGGAAACGGAGTCGCGGGCGGCATCTTCAACTATGGCACGCTATCGGTGACCAACAGCACCTTTTCCGGCAACTCCTCTCCGTCCGGTGCAGGAGGAGGTATCGAAAATCAGGGTACGCTGACGGTGACTGGCAGCACCTTTTCCAACAATTCTGCTCTCTATGGCGGCGGCATCCTCATTAATGTTGGCACTGCGACCGTGCTCAACAGCACATTCTCCAACAACTCCGCTTACGAAGGTGGCGGCATCGATAACAATGCCGGTACTGCGACCGTGCTCAACAGCACATTCTCCAACAACTCCGCGTCCGGTTACGGCGGAGGCATCTATAACAGCGGTGTGTTGTCAGCGAGTAACAGCCTCTTCTACAACAATTCCACTCTCAATTGGGGTGCCGGCATCGAGAACAATGGCGGTACCGCGAACGCCAGCTATAACGTCTATTGGCAGAACACTATCCCCGGCGGTGGCACGAGCAACTGCAATTACTGCACCTCTGATAACAACGGCGTCACCAGCGACACGAAGCTCGCCGCACTGGGCAGCTATGGCGGCCCAACCCAGACCATACTTCCTCTGCCGGGAAGCGCAGCCATCTGCGCCAGTTCCACCGCACTGGTTCCCGCGAGCCAGACCACCGATCAGCGCGGTTTCCGGCGGAATAACTCCTCCTACTCTGCCAGCACCTGCATCGATTCGGGAGCGGTCCAGACCAACTACCAGTCAGTGCAGTTTTCTGGCGCCAGCTACAGCGGAGTCGTGAACCAGGCCGTCAGTCCCGCGCCAGTCGTCTCGGTCACCGAGAACGGACAGAACATCGCCGGCGTACCGGTGACGCTCTCCTTCAGCGGAACGGGCACCGCGACCGGTCTGGGACCTGCCACGACCGCAACTGGAGCGGGCGCAACCTTCAGCGGCCTCACAGTGGATACAGCAGGCAGCGATACGCTCTCAGCGACGCTTCAAATTACGCCAGCATACTCCATCACCACCAACCCCAATGCGACGCTTGATATCACGATAGCAACGCAAACCATCACCTTCCCCACGCTCGCGAGCCCAGTCACATACGGGGCTTCCCCAGTCACGTTGAACGCTACGGCGTCGTCTGGCTTGACGGTCAGCTACACCGTCTCCGGCCCGGCGACGATCAGCGGCAGCACGCTGACCTTTACCGGAGCAGGCACTGTCGTTGTGACGGCCTCACAGGCTGGCAACTCCAGCTATAGCGCTGCGACATCGGTGCCGCAGACGATCATCGTGAACCCGGCCACGCTCTCCATAACGGTGAACAGCACGACGCGCGCCTACGGAGCAACGAATCCGACGTTCACCGGAACTCCAACAGGCTTCGTCAATGGAGACACAGCAGTCTCTACCGGGCTGAACTACTCCTCAGCGGCCACCGCCGCCAGTCAACCTGGTACCTATACGATCACCGCCTCCTTGGGTAACCTCACTGCAGCGCAAAACTACTCGTTGAACGTAACGGATGGCACACTGACCGTCACTGCAGCCGCAAACACGATTACGTTCGCGCAGCTTACTCCGGTGCCCTACGGAACTCCGCCGGCCACGTTGAACGCCACGTCCTCGTCCGGACTACCGGTAAGCTTCACCGCATCCGGCCCGGCGACCGTGAGCGGCAATCTGTTGACGATCACTGGAGCAGGCACAGTCGTCGTGACAGCCACGCAGGCGGGCAATTCGGATTACTCCGCCGCCACACCGGTACTGCAGACGCTCACGGTAAATCCTGGGGCGGTCAGCCTGATGCTGACACCCTCGACGATCAGCGCAGCCTACGGAACGGCCATCACGCTGACCGCACAAACGACAGGAGTAGCCGGTGGAGCGTCTCCCAGCGGAGCAGTAACGTTGACGCTCGACGGAACAGCTCACACGCTGACGCTCGCCAACGGCACCGCTGCGTATAACACAGGCACCCTCCCCACGGGACAGCATACCGCCACCGCAAGTTACAACGGAGACACGAACTATCCACCGATCCCCAGCGGCGTCAGCACATCCTTCTTCATCACGCAGGGTACCCTCAACATTTCCGCAAACAACGCAACGAAGATCTACGGAACGGCGAATCCCTCGTTCGCAGGAAGCGTGACGGGCCAGTTGAGTGGCGACAGCTTCACAGAGAGCTTCACCACTGCCGCGACGACCGCATCGAATGTAGGAACATATGCCATCGTGCCCACAGCGAGCGGCGCCAACATCGCCAGCTACACAGTGAGCCCAACGAATGGCACACTGACGATTACGCAGGCAGCGAGCACGACAACCTTAAGCGCCAGCGCGAGTTCGGTGACCCCGAACCAGAGCCTCACACTGACCGCGCAGGTCAACTCCACCACTACGGGCACGCCGACTGGCAGCGTGCAGTTCTACAACGGCACGACCCTGTTGGGTTCGTCGTCACTGAGTGGCGGCACAGCCAGCTATACAGCCACTTCACTCACGCCCGGAGCCGCGCTCGCACTGACGGCGGTCTACCAGGGCGATACGAACTTTACGAGGTCGACCAGCGCCTCCGCAGTCAACGTCTCTGTCGCCGCGCTGGACTTCACCTTCGACACAAGCGGAACGATCACCCAATCGACCAAGCCGGGAACAGCAGTCTCCTACACCTTTCAGATAGCCCCAATCTACGGGGCCTATCCGGCGAGCGTAAGCTTTGCTGCGAGCGGCCTGCCCACCCTTGCGACAGCAACCTTCTCGCCAGCGAGCATCCCGTCCAGCGGCGGCGCACAGACGGTAACGGTAAGTGTGCAGACTCTCACGCCGACCATTTCGATGAAAGAACGTCCTTCGAGTGCTCGCAGAATGAGTTCGCTTGTACTGGCTCTGCTGCTACTGCCTGTCGCCGGTGCCCGACGGCTGCGACGCTCAGGGCAACGGATGGGTCGATATATCGCCGCGCTGTTGTTAGCCGCTGCTGCATTGGCTGGCTCGACCGGTTTATCCGGCTGCGGCGCTGGAGTGAACGATATTCCGGCGAACTACAGCATTACGATCACAGCCAGCAGCGGTGCAGTACAGCACAACGTTGCTGTCAACCTTGACCTGCAATAG